The following coding sequences are from one Paenibacillus sp. FSL R5-0912 window:
- a CDS encoding LolA family protein, translated as MRRITWVLAIIMSVALVLTGCGKKDAASVVKDLNSVSDKLESKQGAYQGSGTMTLYTGEQPQEYKVEVWYKNPSYYRISLSNVQKDVKQIVLRNDEGVFVLTPSLGKSFRFQSDWPDSQGQVYLYQTLLKGIVSDNNRQFVEDGDNYVFEVAANYQSSALVRQKIWLAKKTYEPKQVQVSDSEAKVVVNVTFDSFKFDPEFAADSFDMQKNMATGSPSESTVAEVDENGNPVVAEDGEQAGQPVTAELGDFGIIEPDYVPAGVKLKDTNKIEGSKDHAVLIRYDGIYQYTIMEARPLDRAVSLAPGSVIDLGFTWGLLSGDEQQTLTWMNEGVEYRITSDNLPVTEMMQIAASMEEQSGK; from the coding sequence ATGCGCCGGATAACATGGGTACTCGCGATCATTATGAGCGTGGCCTTAGTATTGACGGGGTGCGGGAAGAAGGATGCCGCCTCTGTGGTCAAGGATTTGAATAGTGTGTCTGACAAGCTGGAGAGCAAGCAGGGAGCTTATCAAGGCTCAGGCACGATGACCTTGTACACCGGGGAGCAGCCGCAGGAATACAAAGTGGAAGTGTGGTACAAGAATCCGTCCTACTACCGGATCAGCCTGTCTAATGTCCAGAAGGATGTGAAGCAGATTGTGCTGCGCAATGATGAGGGCGTATTCGTACTGACACCAAGCCTCGGCAAAAGCTTCCGCTTCCAGAGCGACTGGCCGGACAGCCAGGGACAGGTATATCTGTACCAGACGCTGCTCAAGGGAATTGTCTCTGACAACAACCGCCAGTTCGTAGAGGACGGGGACAATTATGTGTTTGAGGTAGCCGCAAATTATCAGAGCAGTGCGCTGGTCCGCCAGAAGATCTGGCTCGCCAAAAAGACTTATGAACCCAAGCAGGTTCAGGTATCGGATTCCGAAGCCAAGGTTGTCGTTAACGTGACCTTCGACAGCTTCAAGTTTGATCCGGAATTCGCCGCAGATTCTTTTGATATGCAAAAGAATATGGCCACGGGCTCACCTTCAGAGAGCACTGTAGCTGAAGTGGATGAGAACGGAAATCCGGTAGTGGCGGAAGACGGGGAACAGGCCGGCCAGCCGGTTACGGCAGAACTGGGTGACTTCGGAATCATCGAGCCGGATTATGTTCCGGCAGGCGTGAAGCTGAAGGATACGAACAAAATCGAAGGCAGCAAGGATCATGCGGTGCTTATCCGCTATGACGGTATCTACCAGTACACCATTATGGAAGCCCGTCCGCTGGACCGTGCGGTATCGCTGGCTCCAGGTAGTGTGATCGATCTCGGGTTCACCTGGGGACTTCTCAGCGGAGACGAGCAGCAGACATTGACCTGGATGAATGAGGGCGTCGAATACCGGATCACGAGCGATAATCTGCCAGTTACGGAAATGATGCAAATAGCCGCTTCTATGGAGGAACAATCGGGTAAATAA
- a CDS encoding TetR/AcrR family transcriptional regulator, giving the protein MDKKRGRPRNTEAKNAILNASYDLLLEMGFGAVTVEKIAELAQVSKATIYKWWPNKAAVVIDGYLFAASARLPIPDSGSVKEDLVIHAGNLAMFLSSREGKVITELIGQGQFDPGLAEAYRSRFFGPRRQEAWQLLERGVARGELKQELDIWSSIDLIYGPIFYRLLLTGDALNEESVRNLVLLALEGIQA; this is encoded by the coding sequence ATGGATAAGAAGAGGGGCCGGCCGCGCAATACGGAGGCGAAGAATGCCATTCTGAACGCTTCATATGATTTATTGCTGGAGATGGGATTCGGTGCAGTTACGGTGGAGAAAATCGCGGAACTGGCTCAGGTCAGCAAAGCGACCATCTATAAATGGTGGCCGAATAAAGCTGCGGTAGTGATAGACGGATATCTTTTTGCCGCTTCCGCCAGACTGCCTATACCAGACAGCGGCTCTGTGAAGGAGGATTTGGTGATCCACGCGGGAAATCTGGCCATGTTCCTGTCCAGCCGGGAAGGCAAAGTCATTACTGAACTGATCGGTCAAGGGCAATTCGACCCAGGACTGGCTGAGGCTTACCGCAGCAGATTTTTCGGTCCTCGCCGCCAGGAGGCCTGGCAGTTGCTCGAACGGGGAGTGGCGAGAGGAGAATTGAAGCAAGAGCTCGACATCTGGAGCAGTATCGACTTGATTTACGGGCCTATTTTTTACCGGTTATTGTTGACGGGGGATGCACTGAACGAGGAATCTGTCCGGAACTTAGTCTTGCTGGCGCTTGAGGGAATTCAGGCCTGA
- a CDS encoding MFS transporter yields MQQQAVSSVNHKAIPGWITFLLAVSCGLIVANLYYAQTLVGPIGQAIHLSPGATGLIVTLTQIGYVVGLLFIVPLSDIIENRRLAVTSLILVVAALAAAALAPNAPLFLAASMFIGLGSVAAQILVPYASYLAAEEERGRVVGNVMSGLLLGIMFARPVASFMAGLWGWKSIFVVSAVVIALLTLLLSRILPARKPESTLNYGQLIRSLGTLWMHTPLLRRRAIYQASLFGAFSLFWTTVPMHLSSYYHLSQQGIALFALAGVGGAVAAPIAGRLADKGWTRPLTGLAISLAAISFIMAYLLRDDSRLTLGLLVLTAILLDMSVSGNLVLGQRVIYSLGNETRGRLNGLFMAIFFVGGAVGSSLGGWAYAYGGWNLATLIGLILPVLALVYFLTEKKNNG; encoded by the coding sequence ATGCAACAACAAGCTGTATCTTCTGTAAACCACAAGGCTATTCCAGGCTGGATCACATTTCTGCTCGCAGTATCCTGCGGCCTGATTGTGGCGAATCTCTATTATGCACAGACGCTGGTCGGACCGATCGGGCAGGCCATTCATCTGTCTCCAGGAGCCACGGGGCTGATTGTGACGCTGACACAAATCGGTTATGTTGTCGGGCTGCTGTTCATTGTCCCGCTCAGTGATATTATCGAGAACCGGCGGCTCGCTGTAACGTCCCTAATTCTGGTCGTAGCTGCACTTGCAGCTGCGGCACTTGCACCGAATGCTCCGCTGTTTCTTGCAGCCTCCATGTTCATCGGGCTAGGTTCAGTGGCAGCGCAGATCCTGGTGCCGTATGCATCGTATCTGGCGGCAGAAGAGGAACGCGGCCGTGTGGTAGGCAATGTGATGAGCGGACTGCTGCTGGGTATTATGTTTGCCCGGCCGGTGGCAAGCTTCATGGCCGGATTGTGGGGCTGGAAGTCTATATTTGTTGTCTCTGCAGTTGTGATTGCGCTCCTGACCCTGCTTCTGTCCCGCATACTTCCGGCACGCAAGCCAGAATCTACGTTGAATTACGGCCAATTAATCCGTTCGCTGGGTACACTGTGGATGCATACGCCGCTGTTACGCCGCCGGGCGATATACCAGGCCAGCCTGTTCGGCGCCTTCAGTCTGTTCTGGACGACAGTTCCAATGCACCTGTCCAGCTACTATCACCTGTCCCAGCAAGGCATTGCCTTGTTTGCTCTCGCCGGTGTGGGCGGAGCGGTAGCAGCCCCGATTGCGGGAAGACTGGCGGACAAGGGCTGGACCAGACCCTTGACTGGCCTTGCCATATCCCTCGCCGCAATATCGTTTATCATGGCTTATCTGCTAAGAGATGATTCTAGACTTACACTTGGCCTGCTGGTACTGACGGCAATCCTTCTGGACATGAGTGTATCCGGCAATCTGGTACTGGGACAGCGGGTCATTTATTCACTCGGCAATGAAACCAGAGGACGGCTGAACGGGTTGTTTATGGCGATATTTTTTGTAGGCGGAGCGGTGGGTTCTTCTCTGGGCGGTTGGGCCTATGCTTACGGCGGCTGGAACCTTGCCACACTGATCGGGCTTATTCTGCCGGTGCTGGCGCTGGTCTACTTTTTGACCGAAAAGAAGAATAACGGATAA
- a CDS encoding sigma-70 family RNA polymerase sigma factor: METELQFAAIFETYYKRIFNYIAYRVSCRYTAEDLASQVFEKTLSKLSGYSMEKAPLEVWLFAIARNVVNDYYRSRARHRFFSLDTLRELVSGKKEPEALILDSERSDRLNRALDTLSAKERNIIALKFGADLKNTEIARVTGISESNVGVILYRSMRKLKSEIRSVEGL; this comes from the coding sequence ATGGAGACAGAATTGCAGTTCGCTGCGATCTTTGAAACCTACTATAAACGGATATTCAATTATATTGCCTACCGGGTGAGCTGCCGTTACACCGCCGAAGACCTGGCCAGCCAGGTGTTCGAGAAGACACTGTCCAAGCTATCCGGTTACTCCATGGAGAAGGCGCCGCTGGAAGTGTGGCTGTTCGCCATTGCCCGAAATGTAGTGAATGACTATTACAGAAGCCGGGCCAGGCACCGTTTCTTCTCGCTGGATACCCTCCGGGAGCTGGTATCGGGCAAAAAAGAGCCTGAGGCGCTGATCTTGGACAGCGAGCGGAGTGACAGGCTGAACCGGGCGCTGGATACACTCAGCGCGAAGGAACGGAACATTATCGCCCTTAAATTCGGGGCAGATCTGAAGAATACAGAAATTGCACGGGTTACAGGAATATCAGAGAGCAACGTCGGGGTTATCCTCTACCGGAGTATGAGGAAGCTGAAATCTGAGATTAGGAGCGTGGAGGGATTATGA
- a CDS encoding ABC transporter substrate-binding protein → MSVRRLRTVSQVLISIIVLAAMLGCSSSNGSTADKTAKDQEVKLKFIWWGKDQRKQDTLKVIALYEKQHPNVHIMTEDYSVNNDVATQLAMETADQATPDIIQGDYSFIFDYINRDLIEPLNPYIKNKTLSTSDIAKSTLLPGMKGDELFALNIGMNSEALLYDPEFFQEAGLAVPSMDYTIDELHTLLTQLKETVDTPDFYPLGNMFNANYYLRTRGASMFNAAGTNLGYDDDTILSDYLSLYKQWYDEGLIKPDSYQDIPVDESHPVISRQSAFYFGFSNNVAALSKLAGHTIKLLPLPVITEDGEGRFIKPSMFLAVSSYSKYPEEAVKFLDFFVNNAEANDILQGERGIPVSKVISAKLSAKADETGKQQLELINYLNTHSAPIDAPAPGNSIVVSNSFLLILKHVVEGSITPEQGAKFYRSEATGILQGSGTEGEK, encoded by the coding sequence GTGAGTGTAAGACGATTGAGGACAGTTTCACAGGTGTTAATTAGTATTATTGTACTGGCGGCTATGTTGGGCTGCAGTTCATCAAACGGAAGTACGGCGGACAAGACCGCCAAGGATCAGGAAGTGAAGCTGAAGTTTATCTGGTGGGGGAAGGACCAGCGCAAGCAGGATACCCTGAAGGTTATTGCACTCTATGAGAAGCAGCATCCGAACGTACATATTATGACAGAAGATTACTCAGTGAATAATGATGTTGCTACCCAGCTGGCAATGGAGACCGCCGACCAGGCTACACCTGATATTATACAGGGGGATTACAGCTTCATCTTCGATTATATTAACCGTGATCTGATTGAACCGCTGAATCCTTACATAAAAAATAAGACGCTTTCGACTTCCGATATTGCCAAGTCGACACTGCTTCCGGGGATGAAGGGTGATGAATTATTTGCGCTGAATATCGGCATGAATTCTGAAGCTCTTTTGTACGATCCTGAGTTTTTCCAGGAGGCCGGCCTTGCAGTTCCTTCAATGGACTACACGATTGATGAACTGCATACCCTGCTAACGCAACTGAAAGAAACAGTGGATACTCCGGATTTCTATCCGCTTGGGAATATGTTTAATGCGAATTATTATCTGAGAACCCGCGGAGCCTCGATGTTCAACGCTGCAGGAACGAATCTGGGATATGATGACGATACTATATTATCCGATTATCTGTCCCTGTATAAGCAGTGGTATGACGAAGGCCTGATTAAGCCGGATTCCTACCAAGATATCCCTGTAGATGAGAGTCATCCGGTTATCAGCAGACAATCGGCTTTTTACTTCGGGTTCAGCAATAATGTTGCTGCGCTGAGCAAGTTAGCCGGCCACACCATCAAGCTGCTGCCCCTTCCTGTGATCACAGAAGACGGTGAAGGCAGATTCATCAAGCCGTCGATGTTCCTGGCGGTGTCTTCCTATTCCAAATATCCGGAGGAAGCTGTCAAATTCCTGGACTTCTTCGTGAATAATGCAGAGGCGAATGATATTCTCCAGGGCGAACGCGGCATTCCGGTATCCAAAGTGATCTCTGCCAAGCTATCAGCAAAAGCGGATGAGACCGGTAAGCAGCAATTGGAGCTGATCAACTATCTGAACACCCATTCGGCGCCTATAGATGCTCCTGCTCCCGGGAACTCCATTGTTGTAAGTAATTCTTTCCTGTTAATCCTCAAGCATGTAGTAGAAGGCAGCATTACACCGGAACAAGGTGCTAAATTTTACCGCTCAGAGGCGACCGGGATCCTGCAGGGTTCTGGGACGGAGGGCGAGAAATGA
- a CDS encoding methyl-accepting chemotaxis protein — translation MSRLIGEYTIRKKLYSGFGLVLLLLIIVSVSSYSYLSEVNNSYTYLLRNKSESVQLIKDLRITVETEKSSLYGYVINGDEESLTAFTEAQLNFDKILTQLKPLIEDRNDKQIIAGLDLLQSRYSSTAMQVIDSKKQNDSAAYLELIASQAPVLEKFSSTAERFVKLQEDDLKAAADQTFDQVAHIKILVLTLTAAALLLGVLASILISRAISNPIRKLQKMAAQIAEGDLRNTLVEIKNKDEIGQLAQAFNNMGNHLRSLIQEVGMNAEQVAASSEELTASAEQTGQATEHVALITEKLAEGAQVQVNSIEESVALVQKMDGEAKEIAQASIHVKDSVDAAFGLATDGIVAVETAVDQMNAVSANVGDVSQVVRALGESSKEIGDIIAIITDIANQTNLLSLNAAIEAARAGEHGRGFAVVAGEVRKLAEKTAESGKRVSDVIHSIQQETHRTIEMVSQGEKEVVRGIDAVQTAGKSFAEIKDSIRAINEQIQGVSDSSQQMSNGTHELVIAFEQINQITIASSEGTHDVSASAQEQLASVEEIAAASRLLSGLAEELQESISKFTV, via the coding sequence ATGAGCAGATTGATTGGTGAATATACGATCAGAAAAAAACTGTACAGCGGGTTTGGCCTAGTTCTGCTGCTCCTGATCATCGTGTCTGTCAGCAGCTACTCTTATCTCTCAGAGGTAAATAACTCTTATACTTATCTGCTGCGGAATAAATCGGAGTCGGTGCAGTTAATCAAAGATTTGCGGATCACGGTAGAGACGGAGAAGTCCAGTCTTTACGGATATGTAATCAACGGCGATGAGGAGAGCCTGACGGCATTTACAGAAGCACAGTTGAACTTTGACAAAATATTAACACAGCTGAAGCCGCTGATCGAGGACCGGAATGATAAACAGATCATCGCAGGTCTGGATCTGCTGCAGAGCCGCTACAGCAGTACGGCCATGCAGGTGATCGACAGCAAGAAACAGAATGACAGTGCCGCCTACCTGGAGCTGATTGCCAGCCAGGCCCCAGTGTTGGAGAAATTCAGCAGTACCGCAGAGCGGTTCGTGAAGCTCCAGGAGGATGATCTGAAGGCAGCAGCCGATCAGACGTTTGATCAAGTCGCTCACATTAAGATCCTGGTCCTTACCTTGACAGCAGCTGCCCTGCTTCTCGGCGTGCTTGCCAGTATTCTGATCAGTAGAGCCATATCGAATCCGATCCGCAAGCTCCAGAAGATGGCCGCCCAGATTGCTGAAGGCGACTTAAGGAATACACTTGTTGAGATTAAGAACAAGGACGAGATCGGCCAATTGGCGCAAGCCTTCAATAACATGGGCAACCATTTGCGGAGCTTAATTCAGGAGGTCGGCATGAATGCAGAGCAGGTGGCTGCTTCTTCTGAAGAGCTGACTGCCAGCGCTGAACAGACCGGACAAGCTACAGAGCATGTCGCGCTGATTACAGAGAAACTGGCCGAAGGTGCGCAGGTCCAGGTGAACAGCATCGAAGAGAGTGTGGCCCTTGTTCAGAAAATGGATGGTGAAGCAAAGGAAATCGCACAGGCATCTATTCATGTCAAAGACTCGGTGGATGCAGCATTCGGGCTGGCCACAGACGGTATCGTGGCTGTAGAAACCGCTGTTGACCAGATGAATGCTGTGTCCGCGAATGTAGGAGATGTCTCACAAGTGGTCAGAGCTTTGGGTGAAAGCTCCAAAGAAATTGGCGATATTATCGCTATTATTACGGATATTGCCAATCAGACGAATCTTCTCTCCCTCAATGCAGCTATTGAAGCCGCGAGAGCGGGGGAGCATGGCCGCGGGTTCGCTGTTGTGGCCGGTGAAGTGCGCAAGCTGGCGGAGAAGACGGCTGAATCCGGAAAGCGGGTATCCGATGTTATCCATTCGATTCAACAGGAAACGCACCGTACGATAGAGATGGTCTCCCAAGGAGAGAAGGAAGTAGTGCGCGGAATTGATGCGGTTCAAACCGCAGGGAAGTCCTTTGCAGAGATCAAGGATTCTATCCGGGCGATTAATGAACAGATTCAAGGCGTATCGGACTCTTCACAGCAAATGTCCAATGGCACCCATGAACTGGTCATTGCTTTTGAGCAGATTAATCAGATCACCATTGCTTCCTCTGAAGGAACGCATGATGTCTCAGCTTCAGCGCAGGAGCAATTGGCCAGCGTAGAAGAAATTGCTGCCGCATCGCGTCTGTTGTCGGGACTTGCGGAAGAACTTCAGGAGAGTATATCTAAGTTTACGGTTTAA
- a CDS encoding DUF4367 domain-containing protein: MNNKYMWQKFSMDIDARSGNPASGAEKDAAEYLELLELGEVLARQDFSQGSNKAAVLLQARNRVLTEQEEPKMSIRQRIKRPAMIVASLLAAGIVSISFVRPSFAQEMLVRALNTINLGHIIASEMDPNYKPEFPEAWKGKMFDKDGHPITSFNHKLGTVFNAEGERIVNFDGDKLITQSEQEKLDKEQAARIFAVKDPAELDKYALFRVKLPEYLPEGFAFDHGEFYKGEEGVNGQVVELFFTSEQTGKRIWMQLRLSNKDNAYEMSTSGKMEQVELNGVDAVMMNERTLDWEANGVLYDLSTHGLDRAEVLKIAESIRW; this comes from the coding sequence ATGAACAACAAGTATATGTGGCAGAAGTTCTCCATGGATATTGACGCCAGGTCCGGGAATCCGGCATCCGGTGCAGAGAAGGATGCTGCGGAATATCTGGAGCTCCTGGAGCTGGGAGAAGTTCTGGCCCGGCAGGATTTCAGCCAGGGCTCGAACAAGGCGGCGGTCCTCCTCCAAGCCAGAAACCGTGTCTTAACAGAACAGGAGGAACCAAAGATGAGCATTAGACAACGGATCAAACGGCCGGCCATGATCGTGGCTTCCCTGCTGGCAGCAGGCATAGTGAGTATTTCCTTCGTCAGGCCTTCTTTTGCACAGGAGATGCTTGTCCGGGCGTTGAATACCATCAATCTCGGCCACATTATTGCGAGTGAAATGGATCCGAATTACAAGCCGGAGTTCCCGGAAGCGTGGAAAGGCAAAATGTTTGATAAAGACGGCCATCCGATCACTTCATTTAATCATAAGCTTGGCACAGTCTTTAATGCTGAGGGTGAACGTATAGTGAATTTTGACGGAGACAAACTCATTACCCAGAGTGAGCAGGAGAAGCTGGATAAGGAACAGGCGGCGCGCATCTTTGCCGTCAAGGATCCTGCGGAGCTGGATAAATACGCTCTCTTCAGAGTGAAGCTGCCGGAATATCTGCCTGAGGGCTTCGCCTTTGACCATGGAGAATTCTACAAGGGCGAGGAAGGGGTCAATGGACAGGTTGTTGAATTGTTCTTCACTAGTGAGCAGACCGGCAAACGGATCTGGATGCAGCTGCGCTTATCTAATAAGGACAACGCCTATGAGATGTCGACGAGCGGCAAGATGGAGCAGGTGGAGCTCAATGGAGTCGATGCCGTCATGATGAACGAACGGACCTTGGACTGGGAAGCGAACGGAGTATTGTATGACCTCAGCACCCATGGTCTCGACCGGGCCGAGGTGCTGAAGATCGCCGAATCGATCCGCTGGTAA
- a CDS encoding aspartyl-phosphate phosphatase Spo0E family protein, producing MPPCTKSKTTGQGKFPYIRWFLYKYKNLYVSHDNLSFYFSLKRYRPYKRTAKPFPLAILRCKERTRLNQMDEQHGRLHPSVIRQSQKLDDLTNEYHKEQSGLNSLKRQQD from the coding sequence ATGCCGCCATGCACAAAATCAAAAACCACCGGACAGGGGAAATTCCCGTATATCCGGTGGTTTTTATATAAATATAAGAATTTATATGTTTCACATGATAACTTATCCTTCTATTTCTCGCTGAAACGGTACCGTCCTTACAAAAGAACGGCAAAGCCGTTTCCACTTGCCATACTGCGTTGTAAGGAGCGTACCCGGCTGAATCAGATGGATGAGCAGCACGGCCGCCTGCATCCCAGTGTAATCAGACAGTCTCAAAAATTGGACGACCTCACTAATGAATATCACAAAGAGCAGTCAGGCCTGAATTCCCTCAAGCGCCAGCAAGACTAA
- a CDS encoding methyl-accepting chemotaxis protein: MKNISRFTQKFNTISLKVKLPLLMSLLVAAVLLATSVTIYWVSSDLLVKKSKDEINANADRIGEGLWNSMKFKQEASYVISVHDTFKELLKLRAEGTLSDQEFYSSKNPYYSKANKILQNSMKGSVGTDSMLVLDLKGTIVAGTNADSHGQSRSDREYFIEGLKGAPYIADAIVSRSNGTLVIPFAQPIKDQSGKLLGLFVFTIDSNLFLDELGGININQEGFVQIVSRGGTILYNSADPSKKGQSLGNTPEIKAFLADRATTEIKTQTTTIGDDYIRISKIPGVDLTVSVSDPYNDIKRPVQDMFNKLLIVTTVALLIAVGFGLLLSRSIANPIVKLTSLFTQLATGDLTVEAEGRYDNEFRELADSFNHMARQNKALISSMNDSIAILHSSTNELDETSKQTSRSINETSVTSMGIAQAMESQSEDTDTIVQKFHGFGEKFAAMNLNAQLVRTRAEEIVGVFHTSTQVVEQLIEINVKNEEEVHKISEITLKLQESSSSISQITNAISQIASQTNLLALNASIEAARAGEHGRGFAVVASEIRKLAEQSSRQSNEIYAIIQQNLAYVTENNSCVAAINQISNKQDELVGHTQDSFKTILKKITEITAQIKTMADEISYLQNDKDEVMESAQSLSASGEEISASVEEVTATMHEQSSTVQRLADMVETIDQLTKTLADSAANFKVE, translated from the coding sequence ATGAAGAACATTAGTAGATTCACCCAAAAATTTAACACGATTTCATTAAAGGTTAAGCTGCCTCTCTTAATGAGCTTGCTTGTTGCTGCAGTACTGCTGGCCACTTCCGTTACGATATATTGGGTATCGTCCGATTTATTAGTGAAAAAAAGCAAAGATGAAATCAATGCCAATGCGGACCGGATCGGTGAAGGACTCTGGAATTCGATGAAATTTAAGCAAGAGGCGTCTTACGTAATTTCAGTACACGATACTTTCAAGGAGCTTCTGAAGCTTAGAGCAGAAGGCACACTCTCAGACCAGGAGTTCTACTCGTCAAAAAATCCGTACTACAGCAAAGCCAATAAAATTCTGCAAAACAGCATGAAGGGTAGCGTAGGTACAGACTCTATGCTCGTGCTGGATTTAAAGGGGACTATCGTGGCGGGAACCAATGCGGATAGTCATGGCCAATCCCGGTCGGACCGCGAATATTTCATAGAAGGTCTGAAAGGCGCTCCCTATATCGCTGATGCCATTGTGTCTAGATCAAACGGTACATTAGTTATCCCATTTGCCCAGCCCATCAAAGATCAAAGCGGCAAGCTGCTTGGCCTCTTCGTCTTCACCATAGACAGCAATCTTTTTCTGGACGAATTAGGCGGCATTAATATCAATCAGGAAGGCTTCGTCCAGATTGTCAGCCGTGGCGGAACCATCCTCTACAACTCAGCCGATCCGTCGAAGAAAGGGCAAAGCCTTGGAAACACTCCGGAGATCAAAGCTTTTCTAGCTGACCGTGCTACTACAGAGATAAAAACCCAAACCACCACGATAGGTGATGATTATATAAGAATCAGTAAAATACCGGGTGTTGACCTCACGGTATCGGTGTCAGATCCTTATAATGACATTAAGCGCCCTGTGCAGGACATGTTTAACAAGCTGCTGATCGTTACGACTGTGGCGCTTCTTATAGCCGTCGGGTTCGGTCTGCTGTTATCCCGTTCGATCGCCAATCCCATTGTCAAATTGACCAGCCTGTTCACACAATTAGCTACCGGGGATTTGACCGTTGAAGCCGAAGGCCGCTATGACAATGAGTTCAGGGAATTGGCTGACAGCTTCAACCATATGGCCCGGCAAAATAAAGCTCTGATCAGCAGCATGAACGATTCTATCGCCATTCTTCATAGCAGTACAAATGAACTGGACGAAACATCGAAGCAAACCTCCCGGTCCATTAATGAAACCTCAGTCACTTCCATGGGGATCGCCCAGGCTATGGAATCCCAGTCCGAAGATACCGATACTATTGTCCAAAAATTTCATGGGTTTGGCGAGAAATTCGCTGCAATGAATCTCAATGCCCAGCTGGTCCGGACAAGAGCAGAAGAAATCGTCGGAGTCTTCCATACAAGCACACAAGTGGTTGAACAATTAATTGAAATCAACGTAAAGAATGAAGAGGAAGTTCATAAAATTTCAGAAATTACCTTGAAGCTTCAGGAGAGCTCCAGCAGCATCAGCCAAATTACAAATGCGATTAGCCAAATTGCAAGTCAGACCAATCTGCTGGCGCTGAATGCATCTATTGAAGCTGCACGGGCAGGGGAACACGGCAGAGGATTTGCAGTCGTAGCCTCCGAAATCCGTAAGCTGGCGGAGCAAAGCTCCAGACAATCGAATGAAATCTATGCGATCATCCAACAGAATCTTGCATATGTAACTGAAAATAATAGTTGTGTCGCAGCCATTAACCAAATTTCCAATAAACAGGATGAACTCGTGGGGCATACCCAGGATTCATTCAAAACCATTCTGAAGAAAATCACAGAAATAACTGCCCAGATCAAAACCATGGCAGATGAAATTTCCTATTTGCAAAATGACAAAGATGAAGTCATGGAATCCGCCCAAAGCCTGTCCGCTTCAGGAGAAGAAATCTCAGCTTCGGTTGAGGAAGTTACAGCTACCATGCATGAACAATCCTCTACCGTACAGCGGCTTGCGGATATGGTCGAAACTATCGATCAGTTAACCAAGACCCTCGCCGATTCTGCAGCAAATTTCAAGGTGGAGTAA